The DNA segment GAAGGGGAGAATTACTACGGCCCTGGCGTGGGAGATATGAAAAACGGCGATGTAGCCATGTATCATGTGGCGGCAAACCTGCCGAAGGAAGTTCTGGACAGGCTCTCCATTGCCATGGTTTATAACCCTGATGAAGAGATCGGCTCCGTCTATTCCAAAGAGGCCACCGACGCCATCGGAAGCAAGGCGGATTACATATTTGTCATGGAGTCCGCAGGGCAGAAGGGCACGAGGCACTGCTTTGCTAGAAAGGGTTCCATGGGCTATGAAATCGAGTTCCATGGGATTGCGGGCCACGCCGGCTTCATGTTCGAGGTGGAGAATGCTTCGGCCATTCTCGAGATGGGAAATTACATTGTAAAGCTCATGGGCCTTGCGAGCCGGGAAGAGGACACTACGGTCAACGTCGGCATCGCCCAGGGCGGAACGGCCGTAAACGTGGTTGCAGACTTTGCAAAGCTCAGCGTGGGGATGCGGTTTAAGAAGGATTCGGAGCGGCTGCGGTTAAAAGAGGCTGTGGAGGCTATGGTAAACGGCGAGCCGTTTGTCCCGGGCGTCCGGACAGAAATCGTTTCGTCCAGGGAGACCATGCCGTTTGTGAAGACGGAGGAAGCCGCAAGGTTTGTGGAGCGCATGAAGGAGCTGGCTGACGAGTTAGGAATCCCGTTTGCGGAAAAAGACCGGGGCGGCCTTTCCGATGCCAACCATCTCTCAAGATGCGGGCACGCCATTGTTTTGGACGGAATGGGGCCGCACGGAGCCAATGACCACAGCGAGAAGGAATATGGCTATATTGGCTCGGTAGAACCTTGTATCCGGCTGCTTGTGCGGATCCTTGAGGATCTGGCGGACGGGAAATAGCCGAAAGAGGAGGGGTTACACTTGCTGAAATATGTAGTAAAACGACTTTTATATGCGATTCCCGTGTTCCTCGGGATCACATTTGTGATTTATCTTCTGATTAACCTGGCGCCCGGCGGCCCTCTTGCCATCCTGGCATCGTCCGGCGAGATGTCCCAGGCCGATCTGGAAGCCATGAAGGTCACTTTGGGCCTCGATAAGCCCATTGTTGTCCGGTATTTTCTCTGGCTCGTGGATCTGTTCCGCGGCGATCTGGGAACCTCTTACCGGACTTCTCAGGACGTGGCGATGATGATTTCCCAGAGAATCATCCCGTCCTTAACGCTGACCGGCGTCGGTATCCTGGGCGCCATCATCATCGGCATCCCGTTGGGAATTATTTCCGCTTATAAGCCGAACTCCATCTGGGATCACATCAGTACGTTTGTGGCCTTCATCGGCGCATCGGTTCCCAGCTTCTTCTTAAGCCTTCTTCTTATTTATATCCTGGCTGTGAAGATGAAGTGGTTCCCCACAAGCGGCATGTACTCCTCCGGCGGCGGGGATGTCATGGACATGCTGCACCATCTGGCCCTGCCGGCCTTCGCCTGCGGGATCCAGCCCATCGGAAACTACATCAAGCAGACGAAATCCAGCGTCCTTGAGGTGTTGAACGAAGAGTACATCAAAACGGCGCGTTCCAAAGGCCTTACGAATACGGTCATCATTCTGAAGCATGCATTCCGCAACGCCCTGATCCCGATTGTCACGACGGTCAGCTTAAGCATTCCGTTCTTAATCGGCGGCGCCGTTGTGGTTGAGCAGATCTTCGCATGGCCGGGAATCGGAAGCCTTATGATTACAGCCATCACAAGCCGCGATTACCCGGTTATCATGGGCGTGGCCGTCCTGATCTGTGTGGTTGTCTTAGTGGCAAACCTGATCCTGGATCTGGTTTACGCGGCTCTCGATCCGAGAATCGAATTCAAATAAGGGGGTGCCGGAGAGATGAGAGAAATTTTTAAGAGCCAGGCAATGAAAAAATTCTTACATAATAAAAAGGCCATGCTCGGCCTGGCAATCGTCGTCCTGCTGGTGCTTGCCGTTCTGTTTATCCCTCTGTTTAAGGACATGGATCCCTATACGACAGACCGTCTGGCCGGCTTTAACTCAAAGCCGTCGGCCGCACACCCGTTGGGCA comes from the Eubacteriaceae bacterium Marseille-Q4139 genome and includes:
- a CDS encoding M20 family metallopeptidase, which gives rise to MNLDLYLKQLEELVNIDSGSRNAAGITRVADKLAEWYEELGWNVERIPVGEETGPVLLITNRPSDRYDVMFIGHMDTVFPDGTAEQRPFRIEGENYYGPGVGDMKNGDVAMYHVAANLPKEVLDRLSIAMVYNPDEEIGSVYSKEATDAIGSKADYIFVMESAGQKGTRHCFARKGSMGYEIEFHGIAGHAGFMFEVENASAILEMGNYIVKLMGLASREEDTTVNVGIAQGGTAVNVVADFAKLSVGMRFKKDSERLRLKEAVEAMVNGEPFVPGVRTEIVSSRETMPFVKTEEAARFVERMKELADELGIPFAEKDRGGLSDANHLSRCGHAIVLDGMGPHGANDHSEKEYGYIGSVEPCIRLLVRILEDLADGK
- a CDS encoding ABC transporter permease — protein: MLKYVVKRLLYAIPVFLGITFVIYLLINLAPGGPLAILASSGEMSQADLEAMKVTLGLDKPIVVRYFLWLVDLFRGDLGTSYRTSQDVAMMISQRIIPSLTLTGVGILGAIIIGIPLGIISAYKPNSIWDHISTFVAFIGASVPSFFLSLLLIYILAVKMKWFPTSGMYSSGGGDVMDMLHHLALPAFACGIQPIGNYIKQTKSSVLEVLNEEYIKTARSKGLTNTVIILKHAFRNALIPIVTTVSLSIPFLIGGAVVVEQIFAWPGIGSLMITAITSRDYPVIMGVAVLICVVVLVANLILDLVYAALDPRIEFK